One window of the Actinomyces wuliandei genome contains the following:
- a CDS encoding ABC transporter permease, protein MAMTTASPALGSSLPRSAVASAAKIPMGLKIPVAGVVVTVLQVLMALSAHGSTRFALATRSDLLALPVLAVPARAAILVLAVPAVVATSWAWWRSWRREGVGAGAVTVLGAAFVLAFLTWAGAGRDTLVPMVTILSSALALSVPLVFGSLAGLIGERSGTINIAIEGQLLGGAFLGAVVASAASTPWAGLVAAPAAGVLVALLLALFGLRYRVNQIVMGVVLNVLVLGLTGFLFSTVLSRDPGLNQPLRLPVIPVPGLAQVPVIGPVLFRQTILVYLMYAAVAFFSFMLFRSRWGLRMRACGEHPKAADTVGINVVRTRVANLVLGGALAGLGGAFFTVGSGLSFTKDMAAGNGYIALAAMILGGWRPLGSLGAALLFGFATSVGQTLSVVGSPVPANVILMIPYVVTILAVAGFVGKVRAPAAEGVPYP, encoded by the coding sequence ATGGCTATGACTACCGCCTCGCCCGCCCTCGGCTCCTCCCTCCCCAGGAGCGCGGTGGCCTCAGCCGCCAAGATACCCATGGGGCTCAAGATCCCGGTCGCCGGAGTCGTGGTGACGGTCCTCCAGGTGCTCATGGCGCTGTCGGCCCACGGCTCGACGCGCTTCGCCCTGGCGACCCGCTCCGACCTCCTCGCGCTGCCTGTCCTGGCCGTCCCGGCGCGGGCCGCGATCCTGGTCCTGGCGGTGCCCGCCGTGGTCGCCACGAGCTGGGCGTGGTGGCGCTCCTGGCGGCGCGAGGGGGTCGGCGCGGGGGCGGTGACCGTCCTGGGGGCGGCCTTCGTCCTGGCTTTCCTGACCTGGGCAGGCGCTGGCCGGGACACCCTCGTGCCGATGGTGACTATCCTGTCCTCGGCACTGGCGCTCAGCGTCCCCCTGGTCTTCGGGAGCCTCGCCGGCCTCATCGGTGAGCGCTCCGGGACCATCAACATCGCCATCGAGGGCCAGCTGCTGGGCGGGGCCTTCCTGGGGGCCGTAGTCGCCTCCGCGGCCTCGACCCCCTGGGCTGGGCTGGTCGCCGCCCCTGCGGCGGGTGTGCTTGTCGCCCTCCTGCTGGCCCTGTTCGGGCTGCGCTACCGGGTCAACCAGATCGTCATGGGGGTGGTGCTCAACGTCCTGGTCCTGGGACTGACCGGCTTCCTGTTCTCCACGGTGCTCTCCCGCGACCCCGGTCTCAACCAGCCGTTGCGCCTGCCGGTCATCCCGGTTCCCGGCCTGGCCCAGGTGCCTGTCATCGGGCCGGTCCTCTTCCGCCAGACCATCCTCGTCTACCTCATGTACGCGGCGGTGGCCTTCTTCTCCTTCATGCTGTTCCGCTCCCGGTGGGGCCTGCGGATGCGTGCGTGCGGGGAGCACCCCAAGGCTGCTGACACGGTGGGGATCAACGTCGTGCGCACCCGAGTGGCCAACCTGGTGCTTGGAGGTGCCCTGGCGGGACTGGGCGGTGCCTTCTTCACCGTGGGCAGCGGCCTGTCCTTCACCAAGGACATGGCTGCAGGCAACGGCTACATCGCCCTGGCGGCCATGATCCTGGGCGGGTGGCGTCCGCTGGGGTCTCTGGGCGCGGCCCTGCTCTTCGGCTTTGCCACCTCGGTGGGCCAGACCCTGTCGGTGGTCGGCAGCCCGGTTCCCGCCAACGTCATCCTCATGATCCCCTACGTGGTGACTATCCTGGCCGTGGCCGGTTTCGTGGGCAAGGTCCGTGCCCCGGCCGCTGAGGGGGTGCCGTACCCGTGA
- a CDS encoding malate dehydrogenase codes for MANAPVNITVTGAAGNIGYALLFRIASGALLGPEQRVNLRLLEIPQAVQAAEGTAMELFDAALPTLGSVDIFDDPKAAFEGANIAFLVGSMPRKAGMERSDLLSANGGIFGPQGEALNAGAADDIKVLVVGNPANTNALIAASHAPDIPSSRFTAMTRLDHNRALAQLATRAGAHVTDIDRVTVWGNHSTTQYPDLTQATIKGAPIPEILADRAWVEEDFIPTVAKRGAAIIAARGASSAASAASAAIDHVHDWVLGTSGSWTSAAVMSDGSYGIPEGIISSFPCTSSGGEWTIVEGLEIDGFSRSRIDASAAELVEEKEAVAGMGLI; via the coding sequence ATGGCCAACGCCCCCGTCAACATCACCGTCACCGGTGCGGCCGGCAACATCGGCTACGCGCTGCTCTTCCGGATCGCCTCCGGCGCCCTGCTGGGCCCTGAGCAGCGGGTCAACCTCCGTCTGCTGGAGATCCCCCAGGCCGTCCAGGCTGCTGAGGGCACTGCGATGGAGCTCTTCGACGCCGCCCTGCCCACCCTGGGGTCCGTCGACATCTTCGACGACCCCAAGGCAGCCTTCGAGGGCGCCAACATCGCGTTCCTCGTCGGCTCCATGCCCCGTAAGGCCGGGATGGAGCGCTCCGACTTGCTCTCCGCCAACGGCGGGATCTTCGGCCCCCAGGGCGAGGCCCTCAACGCGGGCGCGGCCGACGACATCAAGGTCCTGGTGGTGGGGAACCCCGCCAACACCAACGCCCTTATCGCCGCCTCGCACGCCCCGGACATCCCCTCCTCCCGCTTCACCGCCATGACCCGCCTGGACCACAACCGCGCCCTCGCCCAGCTGGCGACCAGGGCGGGTGCCCACGTCACCGACATCGACAGGGTCACAGTGTGGGGCAACCACTCCACGACCCAGTACCCCGACCTGACCCAGGCCACCATCAAGGGGGCGCCCATCCCGGAGATCCTGGCTGACCGCGCCTGGGTGGAGGAGGACTTCATCCCCACCGTGGCCAAGCGGGGCGCGGCCATCATCGCCGCCCGTGGAGCCTCCTCGGCCGCCTCGGCCGCCTCTGCCGCCATCGACCACGTCCACGACTGGGTCCTGGGGACCTCGGGCTCCTGGACCTCCGCCGCAGTGATGTCCGACGGCTCCTACGGGATCCCCGAGGGCATCATCTCCTCCTTCCCCTGCACCTCCTCCGGTGGGGAGTGGACGATCGTGGAGGGCCTGGAGATCGACGGCTTCTCTCGGAGCCGCATCGACGCCTCGGCGGCCGAGCTGGTGGAGGAGAAGGAGGCCGTGGCGGGAATGGGCCTTATCTGA
- a CDS encoding cytidine deaminase: MAPADVDGATWQALYTLAVEAASWAYAPYSRFRVGAAALVDDSRTVSGCNVENASYGVTLCAECGLVSELVRSGGGLLVALVCVDAHHQLCAPCGRCRQLLSEHAAPGLRLAMPSGIMTIDEVLPDRFSGSDITRVTTTLAPDGPGAYPWGTDSQGGAVPHPAVRKEVGT; the protein is encoded by the coding sequence GTGGCTCCCGCAGACGTGGACGGGGCCACCTGGCAGGCGCTGTACACGCTGGCCGTGGAGGCTGCCTCCTGGGCCTACGCCCCCTACTCCCGCTTCAGGGTAGGCGCGGCGGCCCTGGTGGACGACTCCCGCACCGTCAGTGGCTGCAACGTGGAGAACGCCTCCTACGGGGTCACGCTGTGTGCTGAGTGCGGCCTGGTCTCCGAGCTGGTCCGCTCTGGGGGAGGTCTGCTGGTGGCCCTGGTGTGCGTGGACGCCCACCACCAGCTCTGCGCCCCCTGCGGTCGCTGCCGCCAGCTGCTCAGCGAGCACGCGGCCCCGGGGCTTCGACTGGCCATGCCCTCTGGGATCATGACCATTGACGAGGTCCTGCCTGACCGGTTCTCCGGCTCGGACATCACCCGGGTCACCACGACCCTGGCCCCGGACGGCCCAGGCGCCTATCCCTGGGGCACGGACAGCCAGGGCGGGGCGGTCCCGCATCCCGCTGTCAGGAAGGAGGTCGGCACATGA
- a CDS encoding tetratricopeptide repeat protein has product MSMFGAVDLSGLVPSTGSSGAAAPGASGSGSPAGPAAAGRSPGQPGASEAGGGLPLPLVVDVDASTLREAAELSTRVPVVVVLHTPRSQASSDLADLLARLAEDYAGRFQVARVDVDAAPEVAQAFQAQAVPAVLALLAGQPVPLLQGGATEPQLRGVLDQVLEVAAANGVTGTIAVGPGGSGAGQPPAEPEETEVEKAAREAIEAGDYAAAEEVYTHAINQNPADDSLRAARSQVRLLARMDGEDPQALLAAADAAPQDLQAALAGADAALALGDVNAALGRVLEAVRSHTGEEREEARLRALELFEVIGATTPEVARARRMLASLLY; this is encoded by the coding sequence ATGTCCATGTTCGGTGCTGTTGACCTGTCCGGCCTGGTCCCCTCGACCGGCTCCTCGGGGGCAGCTGCCCCAGGGGCCTCAGGGTCTGGGAGCCCAGCAGGCCCCGCAGCCGCAGGCCGGTCCCCGGGGCAGCCTGGTGCCAGCGAGGCTGGCGGGGGGCTGCCCCTGCCGCTGGTCGTCGACGTCGATGCCTCCACCCTGCGTGAGGCGGCTGAGCTCAGCACCCGCGTTCCGGTCGTCGTCGTGCTGCACACGCCACGCAGCCAGGCCTCCTCCGACCTGGCCGACCTGCTGGCGCGTCTGGCTGAGGACTACGCGGGCCGGTTCCAGGTGGCCCGGGTGGACGTGGACGCCGCTCCCGAGGTCGCCCAGGCCTTCCAGGCCCAGGCGGTCCCGGCTGTCCTCGCTCTGCTGGCTGGCCAGCCGGTGCCCCTGCTCCAGGGCGGTGCCACCGAGCCTCAGCTGCGTGGCGTGCTGGACCAGGTGCTGGAGGTGGCTGCGGCCAACGGCGTCACTGGGACTATCGCCGTCGGTCCTGGTGGCTCGGGGGCTGGGCAGCCGCCTGCCGAGCCTGAGGAGACCGAGGTGGAGAAGGCCGCCCGGGAGGCCATCGAGGCCGGGGACTACGCTGCGGCGGAGGAGGTCTACACCCACGCCATCAACCAGAACCCGGCTGACGACAGCCTCCGGGCCGCCCGCAGCCAGGTGAGGCTGCTGGCCCGCATGGACGGTGAGGACCCCCAGGCCCTCCTGGCTGCCGCTGACGCCGCTCCCCAGGACCTCCAGGCTGCCCTGGCCGGTGCTGACGCCGCCCTGGCCCTGGGGGACGTCAACGCCGCCCTGGGGCGGGTCCTGGAGGCGGTGCGCTCCCACACTGGTGAGGAGCGGGAGGAGGCCCGCCTGCGCGCACTGGAGCTCTTTGAGGTCATTGGTGCCACCACCCCGGAGGTCGCGCGCGCCCGCCGCATGCTGGCCAGCCTCCTGTACTGA
- a CDS encoding BMP family lipoprotein, whose translation MKKTRPALALGLLASLVLTACGAAPDDSTSGDGADSDFTACMVSDEGGFDDQSFNQSGKEGLDRAKEELGVATIAVESESSSDYPANVDSLIQQDCDLVIGVGFNLAADLTAAAQANPDKSFALIDSTFSDTEGEPVELDNAKPLIFNTAAAAYLAGYAAAGVSSTGTVATYGGMQIPTVEIFMEGFARGVDRYNEDNDASVTVLGWDPDNPGQGSFVGDFSNTGKGQSLTEQFLSQDADVIMPVAGPVGLGTLSTVEASSGEQAVVWVDSDGYESTGSGDLILTSVVKEIGAAVYSTVQEATQGSFSSQPYIGTLENEGVSLAPFHDYDSKVPDQVKTRIEELRQQIVDGSLDVSTPYDPS comes from the coding sequence ATGAAGAAGACCCGTCCTGCGCTGGCGCTCGGCCTGCTTGCCTCTCTGGTCCTGACCGCCTGCGGCGCGGCCCCGGACGACAGTACCTCCGGCGACGGGGCGGACAGCGACTTCACCGCGTGCATGGTCTCTGACGAGGGCGGCTTTGACGACCAGTCGTTCAACCAGTCCGGGAAGGAGGGCCTGGACCGGGCCAAGGAGGAGCTGGGGGTGGCGACCATTGCGGTGGAGTCGGAGAGCTCCTCGGACTACCCGGCCAACGTCGACTCCCTTATCCAGCAGGACTGCGACCTCGTCATCGGCGTCGGCTTCAACCTGGCCGCAGACCTCACGGCGGCCGCGCAGGCCAACCCGGACAAGAGCTTTGCCCTCATCGACTCCACCTTCTCTGACACCGAGGGCGAGCCGGTGGAGCTGGACAACGCCAAGCCGCTCATCTTCAACACGGCCGCAGCCGCCTACCTGGCGGGCTACGCGGCGGCGGGCGTGAGCAGCACGGGCACCGTGGCCACCTACGGCGGGATGCAGATCCCCACGGTGGAGATCTTTATGGAGGGCTTCGCCAGGGGCGTGGACAGGTACAACGAGGACAACGACGCCTCGGTCACCGTCCTGGGCTGGGACCCCGACAATCCCGGCCAGGGCTCCTTCGTCGGCGACTTCTCGAACACCGGCAAGGGGCAGTCCCTGACCGAGCAGTTCCTCTCCCAGGACGCCGACGTCATCATGCCAGTGGCCGGCCCCGTGGGGCTGGGCACCCTGTCCACGGTCGAGGCCTCCTCCGGTGAGCAGGCCGTGGTGTGGGTGGACTCCGACGGCTACGAGTCCACCGGCTCTGGTGACCTGATCCTGACCTCGGTGGTCAAGGAGATCGGCGCCGCCGTCTACAGCACCGTCCAGGAGGCCACCCAGGGTAGCTTCTCCTCCCAGCCCTACATCGGGACCCTGGAGAACGAGGGGGTGTCCCTGGCGCCCTTCCACGACTACGACTCGAAGGTCCCCGACCAGGTCAAGACCAGGATCGAGGAGCTGCGTCAGCAGATCGTCGACGGGTCCCTGGATGTGTCCACACCCTACGACCCGTCCTGA
- a CDS encoding ABC transporter permease yields MTAVPSTPATPGGPPADPSGEPSKDLPGGPARPGVLRRVAESTALAGVLAVVSAMIVGSVLILVADEEVRTTAGYFLARPSDFLGAAGSSLTEAYASLLRGSVLDWRATTATRMVRPLTETLTNATPLIIAGLGMSVAFRAGLFNIGGQGQVVVGGILATYVGIAWDLPVVVHLPLAVLAAALGGLVWGGVAGLLKARTGANEVIVTIMLNSVAGYLLAQLLTTATFIGEGGTNPKSLYLARSSHYPLLLGESFRLHAGFLVALLAAGGVWWLMDRSRLGFQLRTTGLNAEAARTAGMKVSRVTAVAMMVSGALCGLAATAPVLGTQRYLGLSVAGTIGFDAITVALLGRSTPLGTVLAGLLFGALSAGGTTMQAATGTPVDIVLVLQSTIVLFIAAPSLVRALYRLPARGSWRRQQEAAAASTPAPTVREA; encoded by the coding sequence GTGACAGCGGTCCCGTCCACTCCGGCCACCCCCGGTGGCCCACCTGCTGACCCCTCCGGTGAGCCGTCCAAGGACCTGCCCGGCGGCCCGGCCCGCCCCGGGGTCCTGCGGCGGGTCGCGGAGTCCACGGCCTTGGCGGGAGTCCTCGCCGTCGTGTCGGCCATGATTGTCGGCTCGGTCCTCATCCTCGTCGCCGACGAGGAGGTGCGGACCACCGCCGGCTACTTCCTCGCCCGTCCCAGCGACTTCCTCGGTGCCGCAGGCTCCAGCCTGACCGAGGCCTACGCCTCCCTGCTGCGCGGCTCGGTCCTGGACTGGAGGGCGACCACGGCCACGCGTATGGTGCGCCCTCTCACCGAGACGCTGACCAACGCCACCCCCCTCATCATCGCGGGCCTGGGCATGTCGGTGGCCTTCCGTGCGGGCCTGTTCAACATCGGCGGCCAGGGGCAGGTCGTCGTGGGCGGGATCCTGGCCACCTACGTGGGTATCGCCTGGGACCTGCCCGTGGTCGTCCACCTGCCGCTGGCTGTGCTTGCCGCGGCCCTGGGCGGGCTAGTGTGGGGCGGTGTCGCAGGCCTGCTCAAGGCCAGGACCGGTGCCAACGAGGTGATCGTCACCATCATGCTCAACTCGGTGGCGGGGTACCTGCTGGCCCAGCTGCTGACCACCGCCACCTTCATCGGTGAGGGCGGCACCAACCCCAAGTCGCTCTACCTGGCGAGGTCCTCCCACTACCCGCTGCTGCTGGGGGAGTCCTTCCGCCTCCACGCGGGCTTCCTGGTCGCCCTGCTGGCGGCAGGGGGCGTGTGGTGGCTCATGGACCGCTCGCGGCTGGGCTTCCAGCTGCGGACCACCGGCCTCAACGCCGAGGCGGCCCGCACCGCTGGGATGAAGGTGTCCCGGGTGACCGCCGTGGCCATGATGGTCTCCGGTGCCCTGTGTGGCCTGGCCGCTACCGCCCCGGTCCTGGGGACCCAGAGGTACCTGGGGCTGTCCGTGGCGGGGACCATCGGCTTTGACGCCATCACTGTGGCTCTCCTGGGACGGTCCACGCCGCTGGGTACCGTCCTGGCGGGCCTGCTCTTCGGGGCACTGAGCGCCGGAGGCACCACGATGCAGGCAGCCACGGGCACACCGGTCGATATCGTCCTGGTCCTGCAGTCCACCATCGTGCTGTTCATTGCCGCGCCCTCCCTGGTGCGCGCCCTCTACCGGCTGCCTGCCCGGGGCTCGTGGAGGCGCCAGCAGGAGGCCGCCGCAGCGAGCACCCCGGCCCCGACCGTCAGGGAGGCCTGA
- a CDS encoding ABC transporter ATP-binding protein gives MKLELRGVTKTFGSFVANDRIDLTVEPGQVHALLGENGAGKSTLMNVLYGLYQPDGGQILIDDVPVSFSGPGDAVAAGIGMVHQHFMLVPVFTVAESVALGDEPTGPAGIIDTAAASARVTEISERFGFDVDPRARIEDLPVGVQQRVEIIKALSRDARVLILDEPTAVLTPQETDELMAVMRGLRDSGTSIVFITHKLREVREVADTITVIRRGRVVGTAEPTASAAELASLMVGHDVSLTVDKAPADPGEDGLVLEDLTLLDQDGGSVLDDVSLHVRSGEVLGVAGVQGNGQTELSEVVLGLRAPAAGRVLLGGRDVTGHSVRQRLRGGLGFVPEDRASDGMVADLSVAENMVLDRYDDPALGRGPSLSPGLVRHNAERLREEFDVRVGEVTDPISTLSGGNQQKAVLARELSRPLTVLLASQPTRGLDVGSIEFVHQRLVAERDKGTAVLIISAELDEIYALSDRIAVMYRGRVTGVVTPDTPRDVLGLMMAGASPSQAGAQEDSAQGETGAHASEGAGRAGNEGTEMRSGKKTERSQEQ, from the coding sequence GTGAAGCTTGAGCTGCGTGGTGTCACCAAGACCTTCGGGTCCTTCGTGGCCAACGACCGTATCGACCTGACTGTCGAGCCCGGGCAGGTCCACGCCCTCCTGGGGGAGAACGGCGCGGGCAAGTCCACACTCATGAACGTCCTCTACGGGCTCTACCAGCCCGACGGCGGCCAGATCCTCATCGACGACGTCCCGGTGTCCTTCTCCGGGCCGGGCGACGCCGTGGCCGCAGGGATCGGCATGGTCCACCAGCACTTCATGCTCGTCCCCGTGTTCACGGTGGCGGAGTCGGTGGCCCTGGGCGACGAGCCCACCGGGCCGGCAGGGATCATCGACACCGCTGCCGCCTCCGCCAGGGTCACCGAGATATCGGAGCGCTTCGGGTTCGACGTGGACCCGCGCGCCCGTATCGAGGACCTGCCCGTGGGAGTCCAGCAGCGCGTGGAGATCATCAAGGCGCTGTCCCGCGACGCCCGGGTGCTCATCCTCGACGAGCCCACCGCCGTGCTCACCCCCCAGGAGACCGACGAGCTCATGGCCGTCATGCGGGGGCTGAGGGACTCCGGGACCTCGATCGTCTTCATCACCCACAAGCTCCGGGAGGTGCGTGAGGTCGCCGACACCATCACCGTCATCCGGCGGGGGAGGGTCGTCGGCACCGCCGAGCCCACCGCCTCCGCCGCCGAGCTGGCCAGCCTCATGGTGGGTCACGACGTCTCCCTGACGGTGGACAAGGCCCCCGCTGACCCCGGGGAGGACGGCCTCGTCCTGGAGGACCTCACCCTGCTGGACCAGGACGGCGGCTCCGTGCTCGACGACGTCAGCCTGCACGTGCGCTCCGGGGAGGTCCTGGGCGTGGCCGGGGTCCAGGGCAACGGGCAGACCGAGCTCAGCGAGGTGGTCCTGGGCCTGCGTGCCCCCGCTGCGGGCCGTGTGCTCCTGGGGGGCCGTGACGTCACCGGTCACAGCGTGCGTCAGCGGCTGCGCGGCGGCCTGGGGTTCGTCCCCGAGGACCGCGCCAGCGACGGCATGGTCGCCGACCTCTCCGTGGCTGAGAACATGGTCCTGGACCGCTACGACGACCCTGCCCTGGGACGGGGGCCCTCCCTGTCCCCGGGGCTGGTGCGGCACAACGCCGAGAGGCTGCGCGAGGAGTTTGACGTGCGGGTCGGCGAGGTCACCGACCCCATCTCCACCCTGTCAGGCGGCAACCAGCAGAAGGCCGTCCTGGCTCGTGAGCTGTCCCGTCCCCTCACGGTGCTCCTGGCCTCCCAGCCCACCCGGGGCCTGGATGTCGGCTCCATCGAGTTCGTCCACCAGCGGCTCGTCGCCGAGCGCGACAAGGGTACGGCCGTGCTCATCATCTCCGCCGAGCTGGACGAGATCTACGCCCTGTCTGACCGTATCGCGGTCATGTACCGCGGCCGGGTGACCGGTGTGGTCACCCCGGACACGCCGCGCGACGTGCTGGGCCTCATGATGGCGGGCGCGTCCCCCTCCCAGGCGGGTGCCCAGGAGGACTCCGCCCAGGGGGAGACGGGCGCGCACGCCTCCGAGGGAGCCGGGAGGGCCGGGAACGAGGGGACTGAGATGAGGTCGGGCAAGAAGACAGAGAGGAGCCAGGAGCAGTGA
- a CDS encoding glycogen/starch/alpha-glucan phosphorylase yields MTQNLVTSVPAQVRAVSGRPADAATPMEVWQGLSAAVVDAIADDWYATQQKYRAGRMEHYLSAEFLMGRALLNNLTNLGLVDQAREAVGAFGQDLSQVLEQEPDAALGNGGLGRLAACFLDSCATLDLPVWGFGILYRYGLFKQLFEDGFQTEHPDPWMEEGYPFVIRREEAQRLVRYQDMTVRAIPYDMPVTGYGTRNVGTLRLWKAEPVEEFDYEAFNSQRFTDAIVERERIADISRVLYPNDTTYEGKVLRVRQQYFFCSASLQQIVDNYVDQHGEDLTGFADYNSIQLNDTHPVLAIPELMRQLMDEHHLSWEQAWDVVTRTFAYTNHTVLAEALETWEMSIFDRLFPRIAEIVREIDRRFRLEMASRGLDQGRIDYMAPLAGGSVRMAWIACYASYSINGVAALHTEIIKRETLGEWHDIWPERFNNKTNGVTPRRWLRQCNPRLADLLDEVTGSDAWVKDLTVLADYTDAVDESVYDRLAEVKRANKTDFAAWVASREGVEIDPEAIFDVQIKRLHEYKRQLLNAIYILDLYFRMKQDPGLEVPKRVFIFGAKAAPGYIRAKGVIKLVNAVADLVNNDPVVSQTLKVVFIHNYNVSPAEHIIPAADVSEQISTAGKEASGTSNMKFMMNGALTLGTLDGANVEILEAVGEDNAYIFGATEDELPTLRQTYDPVWHYENVPGLKRVLDALTDGTLDDNGSGWFADLRRSLLEPSYEPADVYYVLGDFAAYREKKDAMAADHADQRAWQRRAWVNITRSGRFSSDRTIQDYAREVWRIEPAPVG; encoded by the coding sequence ATGACTCAGAACCTGGTCACGAGTGTGCCCGCCCAGGTGCGCGCCGTCTCCGGTCGTCCCGCCGACGCCGCCACCCCCATGGAGGTCTGGCAGGGACTGTCCGCCGCCGTCGTCGACGCGATCGCGGACGACTGGTACGCCACCCAGCAGAAGTACCGCGCCGGACGCATGGAGCACTACCTCTCCGCGGAGTTCCTCATGGGACGGGCGCTGCTCAACAACCTCACCAACCTGGGGCTGGTGGACCAGGCGCGCGAGGCGGTGGGCGCCTTCGGCCAGGACCTCTCCCAGGTCCTGGAGCAGGAGCCCGACGCCGCCCTGGGCAACGGCGGGCTGGGACGCCTGGCCGCCTGCTTCCTGGACTCCTGCGCCACCCTGGACCTGCCGGTGTGGGGCTTCGGCATCCTCTACCGCTACGGCCTGTTCAAGCAGCTGTTCGAGGACGGCTTCCAGACCGAGCACCCCGACCCGTGGATGGAGGAGGGTTACCCCTTCGTCATCCGGCGTGAGGAGGCCCAGCGCCTGGTCCGCTACCAGGACATGACCGTGCGCGCCATCCCCTACGACATGCCTGTCACCGGCTATGGGACCAGGAACGTGGGAACGCTGCGCCTGTGGAAGGCTGAGCCGGTGGAGGAGTTCGACTACGAGGCCTTCAACTCCCAGCGCTTCACCGACGCCATCGTCGAGCGTGAGCGTATCGCCGACATCTCCCGCGTCCTCTACCCCAACGACACCACCTACGAGGGCAAGGTCCTGCGGGTGCGCCAGCAGTACTTCTTCTGCTCGGCCTCCCTCCAGCAGATCGTGGACAACTACGTGGACCAGCACGGCGAGGACCTCACCGGCTTCGCCGACTACAACTCCATCCAGCTCAACGACACCCACCCGGTCCTGGCCATCCCCGAGCTCATGCGCCAGCTCATGGACGAGCACCACCTCTCCTGGGAGCAGGCCTGGGACGTGGTGACCAGGACCTTTGCCTACACCAACCACACGGTCCTGGCGGAGGCCCTGGAGACCTGGGAGATGTCCATCTTCGACCGGCTGTTCCCGCGCATCGCCGAGATCGTCCGGGAGATCGACCGCCGCTTCCGCCTGGAGATGGCCAGCCGCGGCCTGGACCAGGGCAGGATCGACTACATGGCCCCCTTGGCTGGCGGGTCGGTGCGCATGGCCTGGATCGCCTGCTACGCCTCCTACTCCATCAACGGCGTGGCCGCCCTGCACACCGAGATCATCAAGCGCGAGACCCTGGGTGAGTGGCACGACATCTGGCCCGAGCGCTTCAACAACAAGACCAACGGGGTGACCCCGCGCCGCTGGCTGCGCCAGTGCAACCCCCGCCTGGCGGACCTCCTGGACGAGGTCACCGGCTCCGACGCCTGGGTCAAGGACCTCACCGTCCTGGCGGACTACACCGACGCCGTCGACGAGTCGGTCTACGACCGCCTGGCCGAGGTCAAGCGGGCCAACAAGACTGACTTCGCCGCCTGGGTGGCCAGCCGCGAGGGTGTGGAGATCGACCCCGAGGCGATCTTCGACGTCCAGATCAAGCGCCTCCACGAGTACAAGCGCCAGCTGCTCAACGCCATCTACATCCTGGACCTGTACTTCCGCATGAAGCAGGACCCCGGCCTGGAGGTCCCCAAGCGGGTCTTCATCTTCGGCGCCAAGGCCGCCCCCGGCTACATCCGGGCCAAGGGCGTCATCAAGCTGGTCAACGCGGTGGCCGACCTGGTCAACAACGACCCGGTGGTCTCCCAGACCCTCAAGGTGGTCTTCATCCACAACTACAACGTCTCCCCCGCCGAGCACATCATCCCAGCGGCCGACGTCTCCGAGCAGATCTCCACCGCAGGCAAGGAGGCCTCCGGGACCTCCAACATGAAGTTCATGATGAACGGCGCCCTGACCCTGGGCACCCTGGACGGGGCCAACGTGGAGATCCTGGAGGCCGTGGGCGAGGACAACGCCTACATCTTCGGCGCCACCGAGGACGAGCTGCCCACCCTGCGCCAGACCTACGACCCGGTGTGGCACTACGAGAACGTCCCCGGCCTCAAGCGCGTGCTGGACGCCCTCACCGACGGGACCCTGGACGACAACGGGTCGGGGTGGTTTGCCGACCTGCGCCGCAGCCTCCTGGAGCCCTCCTACGAGCCCGCCGACGTCTACTACGTGCTGGGCGACTTTGCCGCCTACCGCGAGAAGAAGGACGCCATGGCCGCCGACCACGCCGACCAGAGGGCCTGGCAGCGCCGCGCCTGGGTCAACATCACCCGCTCGGGCCGCTTCTCCTCCGACCGTACCATCCAGGACTACGCCCGCGAGGTGTGGAGGATCGAGCCCGCGCCGGTGGGCTGA